The following are encoded in a window of Hypomesus transpacificus isolate Combined female unplaced genomic scaffold, fHypTra1 scaffold_31, whole genome shotgun sequence genomic DNA:
- the gins4 gene encoding DNA replication complex GINS protein SLD5 isoform X1, which yields MSDAISDAGSDISGDDSQEDVMTPAELITKLEEAWLNEKFSPELLENKSEMVECVMEQLTHMEANLQRVRKGDLKASIHRMEIDRIRFVLSSYLRSRLQKIEKFFSHVLEKEKSRAEGDPSFLSPEEFAFAKEYLANTEMYLKAVALKHMPPNLQTVDMLKAVPEPCLDSFVFLRVKERQENIMVEPETDDQRWRYWPTTHYISISPLKRVCCRFRGRFTASYTISDHRTVCFLWSGSAHLTIQVPVYPRLRCSVLLASV from the exons ATGTCTGATGCCATATCTGATGCTGGCAGCGACATTAGCGGAGATGACAGTCAAGAAGATGTGATGACTCCGGCAGAGCTCATTACAAAGCTAGAAGAG GCCTGGCTGAATGAGAAGTTTTCTCCTGAACTTCTCGAGAATAAATCAGAGATGGTAGAATGTGTAATGGAACAACTCACTCATATG GAGGCTAACCTGCAGAGGGTTAGGAAAGGTGATTTGAAGGCCAGTATACACCGTATGGAAATAGACAGGATCCGCTTCGTTCTCAGTAGCTACCTGCGGTCCCGTCTCCAGAAG ATCGAGAAATTCTTCTCACATGTCCTGGAGAAAGAGAAGTCACGAGCCGAGGGAGATccatccttcctgtctcctgagGAGTTCGCTTTTGCCAAAGA ATACCTGGCCAACACAGAGATGTATCTGAAGGCTGTAGCTTTAAAACACATGCCCCCTAACCTGCAGACGGTGGACATGCTGAAAGCTG TGCCAGAGCCATGCCTGGACTCCTTTGTGTTcctgagagtgaaggagagacaggagaacatCATGGTGGAGCCTGAGACTGATGATCAGAG GTGGCGGTATTGGCCTACAACTCATTACATCAGTATTTCACCATTGAAA AGAGTATGTTGTCGATTTCGAGGAAGGTTCACAGCATCTTATACGATATCGGACCATCGCACCGTTTGTTTCCTCTGGAGCGGTTCAGCTCATTTAACTATCCAG GTGCCTGTTTATCCTCGGTTGAGATGCAGTGTGTTGCTCGCTTCAGTTTGA
- the gins4 gene encoding DNA replication complex GINS protein SLD5 isoform X2: MSDAISDAGSDISGDDSQEDVMTPAELITKLEEAWLNEKFSPELLENKSEMVECVMEQLTHMEANLQRVRKGDLKASIHRMEIDRIRFVLSSYLRSRLQKIEKFFSHVLEKEKSRAEGDPSFLSPEEFAFAKEYLANTEMYLKAVALKHMPPNLQTVDMLKAVPEPCLDSFVFLRVKERQENIMVEPETDDQREYVVDFEEGSQHLIRYRTIAPFVSSGAVQLI, encoded by the exons ATGTCTGATGCCATATCTGATGCTGGCAGCGACATTAGCGGAGATGACAGTCAAGAAGATGTGATGACTCCGGCAGAGCTCATTACAAAGCTAGAAGAG GCCTGGCTGAATGAGAAGTTTTCTCCTGAACTTCTCGAGAATAAATCAGAGATGGTAGAATGTGTAATGGAACAACTCACTCATATG GAGGCTAACCTGCAGAGGGTTAGGAAAGGTGATTTGAAGGCCAGTATACACCGTATGGAAATAGACAGGATCCGCTTCGTTCTCAGTAGCTACCTGCGGTCCCGTCTCCAGAAG ATCGAGAAATTCTTCTCACATGTCCTGGAGAAAGAGAAGTCACGAGCCGAGGGAGATccatccttcctgtctcctgagGAGTTCGCTTTTGCCAAAGA ATACCTGGCCAACACAGAGATGTATCTGAAGGCTGTAGCTTTAAAACACATGCCCCCTAACCTGCAGACGGTGGACATGCTGAAAGCTG TGCCAGAGCCATGCCTGGACTCCTTTGTGTTcctgagagtgaaggagagacaggagaacatCATGGTGGAGCCTGAGACTGATGATCAGAG AGAGTATGTTGTCGATTTCGAGGAAGGTTCACAGCATCTTATACGATATCGGACCATCGCACCGTTTGTTTCCTCTGGAGCGGTTCAGCTCATTTAA